From the Lampris incognitus isolate fLamInc1 chromosome 6, fLamInc1.hap2, whole genome shotgun sequence genome, one window contains:
- the fam174b gene encoding membrane protein FAM174B, whose protein sequence is MVTYAAILTCAVAAAAAAWGVRAEPPTLPPSPTRLNATASVLEGEAAHNGTDAAESRVSSLLTYLPALKNVVFAICVLTAVLVTCLVVKIIRSGRRIRKTRKYDIITTPAERVEMAPLNEENDDEDDSTLFDVKYR, encoded by the exons ATGGTGACGTATGCGGCGATCCTGACTTGTgccgtggcggcggcggcggcggcctggGGGGTCCGCGCCGAGCCCCCGACTCTGCCCCCCAGCCCGACGCGGCTCAACGCCACGGCGTCCGTCCTGGAAGGCGAGGCGGCGCACAACGGCACCGACGCCGCCGAGTCGCGCGTCTCCTCTCTGCTGACGTACCTGCCCGCTCTCAAGAACGTCGTCTTCGCCATCTGCGTGCTCACGGCTGTCCTCGTCACGTGCCTGGTCGTCAAAATAATCAG ATCCGGGCGACGAATTAGAAAAACACGAAAATATGACATCATCACTACTCCAGCAGAGCGCGTCGAGATGGCCCCTCTCAACGAGGAGAACGACGACGAGGACGACTCGACCCTGTTCGACGTCAAGTACAG GTGA